In the Rhodoferax fermentans genome, GCCCTGGTGGCCAGTGTCACACGCGTGCTGGACGACATGAGCGGGCAGCGTGTGTGGCCCTTCACGCTGGCCGCGCTGATAGTTTTGTTGCCTTTGTTCGTGTGGGTGGAAAAGCGTGCCGAGCAGCCGCTGATTCCGATCTCGATGTTTGCCAACCGGCAGCTGTCACTGACCTATTTTCTGACGCTGGGGGCCGGTTTTGGCATGGGCAGTGTGGTCTTCTTGACCTCCATCGCCACCTTGGCGTATGCGGTGGCGCGGCAGAACGCCGGTTTTGTGCTGCTGCCGATGGTGCTGTGTTCGATCATCGGCTCCATGGGCGCCGGGCGTTTGCTCAATCGCCTGGGCGCGCGCGTGTTGATCGTGGCTGGTTTTGCCCTGCTGAGTCTGGGGTACGGTGCTTGCGCCTACACCGGCTTTGGTTTGTGGGGCTTCCTGCTGGCCACCATGCCGGTGGGTTTGGGGGTGGGAGTGGTGGTGAGTGGGGCGCTGCGAACCATCGCCATCGAAGAGGCGCCCTTGGCCTTTCGTGGCACAGCGCAGGGTCTGATCAACATCTGCACCAGCATCGGCACCTTGTTGTCTGCCGCCACCATTGGCGCTTTGGCCGACTTCAGTGGCCAAGGGGCTGCGGGTTTCAGCGTGGCCTATGAAGTGGTGGCGGTGCTGATGGCGGGCATGCTGTTGTTGGCACTGGGTTTGCGCAAAAACAGCGCAGCCCTCAAGCCCGCCAAGGTGTGAGTCAAGGCGTCGCCAGACGGCGCCTGGGGGGCGTTTTCAGCGCCCGATGGTGATGGGAATGCGCTGCCGCCCAAAATCACCACCTGCCGCATCAAAGCGCCCGGCCAGGGGCGCACCACAGTCGGGGCAGCGTCCATCGGGTCTGAGCCGGTAAGACTTGATCTGGTACCAGTCGCGCACAATCAGCGGCGCCTGGCAAGCCGGACAAAACGTGGTGTCACCGTCGACATGGTGCACATTGCCGGTATAGACGTGGTGCAAACCGGTGTTGAGCGCAATGTGGCGAGCCCGCACCAGGGTGGCGGGTGGTGTGGACGGCACGTGACGCATCTTGTGGTCAGGATGAAACGCTGAAAAATGCAGCGGCACGTCCGGCCCCAGTTCCTGCAACACCCAAGCCGACAGCGCGGCCAGTTCTTCGTCCGAGTCATTCTGGCCAGGTATCAAAAGCGTTGTTAGCTCAAGCCAGACCTGGGTCTCATGCTTCAAATAGAGTAGTGTTTCGAGCACCGGTTGCAGGTGTGAGCCGGTGAGCTGGACGTAAAAGTCGTCACTGAACGCCTTCAAGTCAACATTGGCCGCATCGATCTTGGTGTAAAAGTCGCGGCGTGGCTGATCGTGCATGTAACCAGCCGTCACCGCCACGGTTTGCACCCCGG is a window encoding:
- a CDS encoding MFS transporter, giving the protein MSSVSIPAGTPAYRRLMTVLFIGVFMSALDTAIIAPAIPALREAFQIDNRRVGLVMIAFILASLCSTAPLASLGDRYGRRPIYLISISLFALGSLVIALAPTFWAVVLGRVIQGMGGGGIIPTASAVIADALPPKERGRALGLIGATYGMAFVLGPPLAGLVMVTLDWHWIFLANLPIAAYVLFLGARALPSQRPAGVLPALDWRGIVVLFLLLSALVASVTRVLDDMSGQRVWPFTLAALIVLLPLFVWVEKRAEQPLIPISMFANRQLSLTYFLTLGAGFGMGSVVFLTSIATLAYAVARQNAGFVLLPMVLCSIIGSMGAGRLLNRLGARVLIVAGFALLSLGYGACAYTGFGLWGFLLATMPVGLGVGVVVSGALRTIAIEEAPLAFRGTAQGLINICTSIGTLLSAATIGALADFSGQGAAGFSVAYEVVAVLMAGMLLLALGLRKNSAALKPAKV
- the amrS gene encoding AmmeMemoRadiSam system radical SAM enzyme, translating into MSSPCYPARYWHSLPDGRLQCDLCPRDCRLHEGQRGACFVRQREGDQMVLSTYGRSSGFCIDPIEKKPLNHFHPGSSVLSFGTAGCNLACKFCQNWDISKSRDMDRLMDPASPEAIASAAVQHGCKSVAFTYNDPVIFAEYAMDVADACHAAGVQTVAVTAGYMHDQPRRDFYTKIDAANVDLKAFSDDFYVQLTGSHLQPVLETLLYLKHETQVWLELTTLLIPGQNDSDEELAALSAWVLQELGPDVPLHFSAFHPDHKMRHVPSTPPATLVRARHIALNTGLHHVYTGNVHHVDGDTTFCPACQAPLIVRDWYQIKSYRLRPDGRCPDCGAPLAGRFDAAGGDFGRQRIPITIGR